A genomic window from Erythrobacter sp. BLCC-B19 includes:
- the truA gene encoding tRNA pseudouridine(38-40) synthase TruA, giving the protein MTRFALTLEFDGTPFFGLQRQSHGPSVQQSVEDALGRITGEQVVMHSAGRTDAGVHALAMRSHVDVEKPFDPFRLMAALNAQLRPDPVAVTQCEVVPDDWHARFSCTGRRYLYRIANRRAPLTLLRDKAWHVPQPLDAEAMHRAAQALVGRHDFTTFRSVHCQAADPVKSLDELRVEKVGEEVHIHAAARSFLHHQVRSMVGCLKLVGAGTWPEARIAEALAARDRGALGLNAPPHGLYFVEATYPD; this is encoded by the coding sequence ATGACCCGCTTCGCCCTCACCCTCGAATTCGACGGCACGCCCTTCTTCGGCCTGCAACGCCAGTCGCATGGGCCGAGCGTGCAACAATCGGTGGAGGACGCGCTCGGGCGGATCACGGGTGAGCAGGTGGTGATGCACTCGGCAGGCCGGACCGATGCGGGGGTGCATGCGCTGGCGATGCGGAGCCACGTGGACGTAGAGAAACCCTTCGATCCCTTCCGGCTGATGGCGGCGCTGAATGCTCAACTGCGCCCCGATCCGGTCGCGGTGACGCAGTGCGAGGTGGTGCCGGACGATTGGCACGCGCGCTTTTCCTGCACCGGGCGGCGCTATCTTTATCGCATCGCCAACCGCCGCGCGCCGCTGACGCTGCTGCGCGACAAGGCATGGCACGTACCCCAGCCCTTGGACGCCGAGGCCATGCACCGCGCCGCGCAGGCGCTGGTCGGGCGGCACGACTTCACCACCTTCCGTAGCGTCCATTGCCAGGCCGCCGATCCAGTGAAGTCGCTCGACGAGCTGCGGGTCGAGAAAGTGGGCGAGGAAGTGCACATCCACGCCGCCGCGCGCTCCTTCCTGCACCATCAGGTGCGCAGCATGGTCGGCTGCCTCAAGCTGGTCGGCGCAGGCACATGGCCGGAGGCGCGCATCGCCGAGGCGCTGGCGGCGCGCGACCGCGGGGCGCTGGGCCTCAACGCACCGCCGCACGGGCTCTATTTCGTCGAAGCGACCTATCCCGATTGA
- the fmt gene encoding methionyl-tRNA formyltransferase, which translates to MRIIFMGTPEFAVPALRALHAAGHDVVCAYTQPPRPAGRGKKLMPSPVQVEAERLGVPVRSPVSLRGAEAQAEFAALGADVAVVAAYGLILPQPVLDAPRHGCLNIHASLLPRWRGAAPIHRAVMAGDEETGVTIMQMEAGLDTGPMLHKVRTPVGTKTTGELFEELGAMGATAMVEVLADLAAFPPEVQDEAAAIYAPKIDKAESKIDWSRSAESVVRHIHGLAPFPGAWFELGGERIKLLRAETARLPGLASYGEGHTVDPELTIACGTGAIRPITIQRAGKPAMAREEFLRGRPVAAGTVLR; encoded by the coding sequence ATGCGCATCATCTTCATGGGGACGCCGGAATTCGCGGTTCCGGCCCTGCGCGCCTTGCACGCGGCGGGGCATGATGTGGTGTGCGCCTATACCCAGCCGCCGCGTCCGGCGGGGCGGGGGAAGAAGCTGATGCCCTCTCCGGTGCAGGTCGAGGCCGAGCGGTTGGGGGTGCCGGTGCGCTCGCCCGTGTCGCTGCGGGGGGCCGAGGCGCAGGCCGAATTTGCAGCGCTGGGGGCCGATGTCGCGGTCGTCGCGGCCTATGGCCTGATCCTGCCGCAGCCGGTGCTCGACGCGCCGCGCCACGGCTGCCTCAACATCCACGCCTCGCTGCTGCCGCGCTGGCGCGGGGCGGCACCGATCCACCGCGCGGTGATGGCGGGCGACGAAGAGACAGGCGTCACCATCATGCAGATGGAGGCGGGGCTCGATACCGGGCCGATGCTGCACAAGGTGCGCACGCCAGTCGGAACGAAGACAACCGGAGAGCTGTTCGAAGAGCTGGGCGCGATGGGCGCTACGGCGATGGTCGAGGTGCTGGCGGACCTCGCCGCCTTTCCGCCGGAGGTGCAGGACGAAGCCGCGGCAATCTACGCTCCCAAGATCGACAAGGCGGAAAGCAAGATCGACTGGTCACGTAGCGCAGAATCCGTGGTGCGGCATATCCATGGCCTCGCCCCCTTCCCAGGCGCATGGTTTGAACTTGGGGGGGAACGCATAAAATTGCTGCGCGCCGAAACCGCTCGCCTTCCCGGCCTCGCCTCCTACGGCGAGGGACACACCGTTGATCCCGAGCTTACCATTGCCTGCGGAACGGGTGCGATCCGCCCGATCACCATCCAGCGGGCGGGCAAGCCAGCCATGGCACGCGAAGAATTTCTGCGCGGACGGCCTGTCGCGGCTGGGACGGTGTTGAGGTGA
- the recR gene encoding recombination mediator RecR, which yields MASQEIEALSSALARLPGLGPRSARRAVLWLVKHRESALPALLEALAGVAETLVECHICGNVDTSDPCGICADPRRDGRALCVVEEVSDVWALDRARLFPGRYHVLGGRLSALDGIGPDSLNIASLLARVEAGGIDEVVLAMNATLEGQTTAHYLAERLDAFPVRVTQLAHGLPVGGELDYLDEGTLAQALRARRPVG from the coding sequence ATGGCATCGCAAGAGATCGAGGCACTGAGTTCCGCGCTAGCGCGTCTGCCGGGGCTTGGCCCCCGCAGCGCGCGGCGCGCGGTGCTGTGGCTCGTCAAGCACCGCGAGAGCGCACTGCCCGCCCTGCTCGAAGCCCTTGCAGGCGTGGCCGAGACGCTGGTCGAATGTCACATCTGCGGCAATGTCGACACCTCCGACCCCTGCGGCATCTGCGCCGATCCGCGCCGCGACGGGCGCGCGCTGTGCGTGGTGGAGGAGGTCTCGGATGTCTGGGCGCTCGACCGCGCGCGGCTATTTCCCGGGCGCTATCATGTGCTCGGCGGCAGGCTCTCCGCGCTCGACGGGATCGGCCCTGACAGCCTCAACATCGCCAGCCTGCTCGCCCGTGTGGAAGCGGGCGGGATCGACGAAGTGGTGCTGGCCATGAACGCCACCCTCGAAGGCCAGACCACCGCGCACTACCTTGCCGAGCGGCTGGATGCCTTCCCGGTGCGCGTCACCCAGCTCGCCCACGGCCTGCCGGTCGGCGGCGAGCTCGACTATCTCGACGAGGGCACGCTGGCCCAAGCCCTGCGCGCGCGGCGGCCGGTGGGTTAG
- a CDS encoding DUF1330 domain-containing protein, whose translation MRKAGMIGVLGLGVAGTALVAAGEQAAPKAYVVGEIAVTNPDGYAQYVAKVGPVIAACGGRYLVRGGASEAREGAAPEGRMVVIEFASMAAARACLDGADYKAVAGLRHANARSRILLVEGAAP comes from the coding sequence ATGCGCAAGGCGGGGATGATCGGCGTGCTGGGGCTGGGAGTGGCCGGCACGGCGCTGGTGGCGGCGGGCGAGCAGGCTGCGCCCAAGGCCTATGTCGTGGGCGAGATCGCGGTCACCAATCCCGATGGCTATGCGCAATATGTCGCCAAGGTCGGCCCGGTGATCGCCGCTTGCGGCGGGCGCTATCTGGTGCGCGGCGGGGCGAGCGAGGCCCGCGAGGGGGCGGCGCCCGAGGGTCGGATGGTGGTGATCGAATTCGCCTCGATGGCGGCGGCGCGGGCGTGCCTTGACGGGGCGGATTACAAGGCGGTGGCGGGGCTGCGCCATGCCAATGCGCGCTCGCGGATCCTGCTGGTCGAGGGCGCCGCGCCCTAA
- a CDS encoding peptide deformylase gives MAIREILEVPDPRLKVVSTPVEPHEFNDDLRTLVDDMFETMYDAPGIGLAAIQVGVPKRVLVIDLQPDDPDAEPVECTSHGGHKHTHPATKKEPRVFINPVILDPAAELSTYQEGCLSVPEIYADVDRPATCTVRYQDLDGNTHEEHLEGLMATCLQHEMDHLEGILFIDHLSRLKRAMVLKKLEKIRRAA, from the coding sequence ATGGCTATCCGCGAAATCCTCGAAGTGCCGGACCCCCGGCTCAAGGTCGTCTCGACCCCGGTCGAACCGCATGAGTTCAATGACGACCTGCGCACCCTCGTCGACGATATGTTCGAGACGATGTACGATGCCCCGGGCATCGGCCTTGCCGCAATCCAGGTCGGCGTGCCCAAGCGGGTGCTGGTGATCGATCTCCAGCCCGACGATCCCGATGCCGAGCCGGTCGAATGCACCAGCCACGGCGGCCACAAGCACACGCACCCGGCGACCAAGAAGGAACCGCGCGTCTTCATCAACCCGGTGATCCTCGATCCGGCGGCAGAGCTTTCGACCTATCAGGAAGGCTGCCTCTCGGTGCCCGAGATCTACGCCGACGTCGACCGCCCGGCGACCTGCACGGTGCGCTATCAGGACTTGGACGGCAACACCCACGAGGAACACCTCGAAGGCCTGATGGCGACCTGCCTGCAGCACGAGATGGACCACCTCGAAGGCATCCTGTTCATCGACCACCTCTCGCGCCTGAAGCGCGCAATGGTGCTGAAGAAGCTCGAGAAGATCCGGCGCGCGGCGTAA
- a CDS encoding DNA recombination protein RmuC has protein sequence MDPAILSIIALLAGLALGWFIASRPLADLRARLTAAEAAGAEGEAKFARAIAELGEARIEVAGLKERVGQADGLMARLDSVEADRAALAQKLAALESASAEREKAFAEQKAALLAAQDSLKKEFENAGSRVLEQAQKAFLERAHARFEESEKTSAERLKSLLAPVDQRLRSYEEQVQALEKQRVDAFGQLMGQIDALRVGQEAVRTEALRLGNSLRNAPKARGRWGEQQLRNVLEQCGLSEHTDFVTEQSIDTDEGRLRPDAIVRVPGNKQLVIDAKVSLNAYQDAFEAEEEDARKAHLDNHAASMRNHIQTLGTKSYQSQFENAPDYVIMFVPGEHFIAAALEHDSTLWDFAFKNKVLLASPTNLVAIARTIAQVWQQEGLAREAREIGKLAATLYDSLAKTQDDLMKTGVHLGRAVNSFNDFARTYEGNVMSRARRLTEKHIQIGKREISDEVPLVEVSPRYGNGDATDVAALEASDKDSESDKRDAAE, from the coding sequence ATGGACCCTGCGATTCTCTCGATCATTGCCCTTTTGGCTGGCCTTGCCCTCGGCTGGTTCATCGCCTCGCGCCCGCTGGCTGACCTGCGCGCGCGGCTGACGGCGGCGGAGGCGGCCGGGGCTGAGGGGGAGGCGAAATTCGCCCGCGCCATTGCCGAACTGGGCGAGGCACGGATCGAGGTGGCGGGGCTCAAGGAGCGCGTTGGCCAAGCCGATGGACTGATGGCGCGGCTCGATTCGGTGGAGGCCGATCGCGCTGCTCTGGCGCAGAAGCTTGCCGCGCTGGAAAGTGCATCGGCTGAACGCGAGAAGGCCTTTGCCGAACAGAAAGCCGCGCTGCTCGCCGCGCAGGACAGTCTCAAGAAGGAATTCGAGAACGCAGGCAGCCGGGTGCTCGAACAGGCGCAGAAGGCGTTCCTTGAACGGGCGCACGCGCGGTTCGAAGAGAGTGAGAAGACCAGTGCAGAGCGGTTGAAGTCCCTGCTCGCTCCGGTCGATCAGCGGCTCAGGAGCTACGAAGAACAGGTGCAGGCACTTGAGAAGCAGCGCGTTGATGCCTTCGGCCAGCTTATGGGGCAAATCGATGCGCTGCGGGTCGGTCAGGAAGCGGTCCGCACCGAGGCGCTCCGGCTCGGCAACTCGCTCCGCAATGCCCCCAAGGCGCGCGGGCGCTGGGGCGAACAGCAGTTGCGCAACGTGCTCGAACAATGTGGGCTGTCCGAACACACCGATTTCGTAACCGAACAATCGATCGACACCGACGAAGGTCGGCTGCGCCCCGATGCAATCGTGCGGGTGCCGGGCAACAAGCAGCTGGTGATCGACGCGAAAGTTTCACTCAACGCCTATCAGGATGCCTTCGAGGCCGAGGAGGAGGATGCCCGCAAGGCGCATTTGGACAACCACGCCGCCTCGATGCGCAACCACATCCAGACACTCGGCACCAAAAGCTACCAGTCGCAGTTCGAGAACGCGCCCGACTACGTGATCATGTTCGTGCCGGGCGAGCATTTCATCGCCGCCGCGCTCGAACATGACTCAACCCTGTGGGACTTCGCCTTCAAGAACAAAGTTCTGCTCGCAAGTCCGACCAATCTTGTGGCGATCGCGCGGACGATTGCGCAAGTCTGGCAACAGGAAGGGTTGGCGCGTGAGGCGCGCGAGATCGGCAAACTCGCAGCGACGCTCTACGACAGCCTCGCTAAGACCCAAGACGATCTGATGAAGACCGGCGTTCACCTCGGCCGCGCGGTCAATTCCTTCAACGATTTCGCGCGGACCTATGAGGGCAATGTAATGAGCCGTGCCCGCCGTCTCACCGAAAAGCACATCCAGATTGGCAAGCGGGAAATCAGCGATGAGGTTCCGCTGGTCGAAGTGTCGCCGCGTTACGGCAATGGTGATGCCACCGATGTTGCAGCGCTCGAAGCCTCTGATAAGGATAGCGAAAGCGACAAGCGCGACGCAGCGGAGTAA
- a CDS encoding DUF3291 domain-containing protein, whose product MRGQGSGWQLAQINIGKLLAPEGDPRVQPFFDALERVNAIADASPGFVWRLQSDSGNATDFDVASDPLLLVNMSVWQDAESLFAFVYRSGHTPEMARRREYFHRFESAYQALWWVPVGHRPSIDEGLSRLWMLDRYGPCPQSFTFKARFPQPGLADPPLDMQPDPWCVGNT is encoded by the coding sequence ATGAGAGGGCAGGGCAGTGGCTGGCAGTTGGCGCAGATCAACATCGGCAAGTTGCTCGCGCCCGAAGGCGATCCGCGGGTGCAGCCCTTTTTCGACGCGCTCGAACGGGTGAACGCCATCGCCGATGCCTCGCCCGGCTTTGTCTGGCGGCTGCAATCGGACAGCGGCAACGCGACCGATTTTGACGTCGCCTCCGATCCGCTGCTGCTGGTCAATATGTCGGTATGGCAGGATGCGGAAAGCCTGTTCGCGTTCGTCTATCGCTCGGGCCACACGCCGGAAATGGCGCGGCGGCGCGAGTATTTTCACCGCTTCGAAAGCGCCTATCAGGCCTTGTGGTGGGTGCCTGTAGGCCACCGCCCCAGCATCGACGAGGGGCTTTCGCGCCTGTGGATGCTCGACCGCTACGGCCCGTGCCCGCAGAGCTTCACCTTCAAGGCGCGCTTCCCGCAGCCCGGCCTCGCCGATCCGCCGCTCGATATGCAGCCTGATCCCTGGTGCGTCGGCAACACGTGA
- a CDS encoding TrmH family RNA methyltransferase yields the protein MRKHITGFSNPTVKYLRSLRDKKHRKRAGQFLVEGLRLLEDARACGRLPRTLVMAEGREHPLLERLEADVMAAGGEVIATTPDILSKITGKENAQAVAGVFDEWDTALGQLDRNAAPIWLAAQALRDPGNLGTMLRTCDAVGAGGLILIDDCADPFSAEAVRASMGAVFTVGLAQARWEDFLPWLRAGDGQLVAASLRDAVPYRGAAYTAPCFILVGNESQGLPEDYEAACDLRVTMPMKGRADSLNAAMAGAVLAYEVLAVLE from the coding sequence ATGCGCAAGCACATCACCGGCTTTTCCAACCCGACGGTCAAATACCTGCGCTCGCTGCGGGACAAGAAGCATCGCAAGCGCGCGGGCCAGTTTCTTGTCGAAGGCCTTCGCCTGCTCGAAGATGCCCGGGCTTGCGGACGCTTGCCCCGGACGCTGGTGATGGCCGAGGGGCGCGAACATCCGCTGCTTGAACGGCTTGAGGCTGACGTCATGGCAGCGGGCGGCGAGGTGATCGCGACCACGCCCGACATTCTCTCCAAGATCACCGGCAAGGAGAACGCCCAGGCCGTGGCCGGGGTGTTTGACGAGTGGGACACGGCGCTCGGCCAGCTCGACCGCAACGCTGCGCCGATCTGGCTTGCCGCGCAGGCTTTGCGCGATCCGGGCAATCTCGGCACGATGCTGCGCACCTGCGACGCGGTGGGCGCAGGCGGCCTCATCCTGATCGACGACTGCGCCGACCCCTTCAGCGCCGAGGCCGTGCGGGCGAGCATGGGCGCGGTGTTCACCGTGGGGCTGGCACAGGCGCGGTGGGAGGATTTTCTGCCGTGGCTGCGCGCGGGAGACGGCCAGCTGGTCGCGGCTTCCTTGCGCGATGCCGTGCCCTATCGTGGGGCGGCCTATACGGCGCCGTGCTTCATCCTCGTCGGCAACGAATCGCAAGGTCTGCCGGAGGATTACGAGGCGGCCTGCGATCTGCGCGTGACCATGCCGATGAAAGGCCGCGCGGATTCCCTGAATGCGGCTATGGCAGGCGCGGTGCTGGCCTATGAAGTGCTGGCAGTGCTTGAATAA
- a CDS encoding HPr family phosphocarrier protein, protein MGEARQHVTIVNRRGLHARASAKFVGAVAALPDGVKVTVSKAPHSAAGGSILGLMMLGAAKGDTVEVAVEGDGADAVLADLVALIADGFGED, encoded by the coding sequence GTGGGGGAGGCAAGGCAGCACGTCACCATCGTCAACCGGCGCGGCTTGCACGCGCGGGCGAGCGCGAAGTTCGTCGGCGCGGTCGCCGCGTTGCCCGATGGCGTCAAGGTGACCGTCTCCAAGGCGCCGCACAGCGCGGCGGGCGGATCGATCCTCGGGCTGATGATGCTCGGCGCGGCCAAGGGTGACACGGTCGAAGTGGCGGTCGAAGGTGACGGCGCGGACGCGGTGCTCGCCGATCTCGTCGCGCTGATCGCCGACGGCTTCGGCGAGGACTAG
- a CDS encoding PTS sugar transporter subunit IIA, whose translation MIGLILVTHGRLADQFVEAMEHVVGPQEGIVTVCIGPNDDMEQRRADIAGAIAAVDAGKGVIILTDLFGGTPSNLAISLLETGHVEVIAGINLPMLIRLAGARKAMDVTAAVHAAQTAGRNYITIASELLSADTAPPARAKA comes from the coding sequence ATGATCGGCTTGATCCTGGTAACCCATGGCCGCCTCGCGGACCAATTCGTCGAGGCGATGGAGCACGTGGTCGGCCCGCAAGAGGGCATCGTCACGGTCTGCATCGGCCCCAATGACGACATGGAGCAGCGCCGCGCCGACATCGCCGGAGCAATCGCTGCGGTCGACGCGGGCAAGGGCGTCATCATCCTCACCGATCTGTTCGGCGGCACTCCGTCGAACCTGGCCATTTCGCTGCTTGAAACAGGCCATGTCGAGGTGATCGCGGGGATCAACCTGCCGATGCTGATCCGCCTCGCAGGCGCGCGCAAGGCGATGGACGTCACCGCTGCGGTCCACGCCGCGCAGACCGCCGGACGCAACTACATCACCATCGCCAGCGAATTGCTGAGCGCCGACACCGCCCCGCCCGCACGGGCCAAGGCCTAG
- the rapZ gene encoding RNase adapter RapZ, producing MSDPAAPSSPEPAPATPPSARRQLLLVTGLAGAGKSTALDVLEDLGWETIDNFPVRMLKRLVTMPDETRGPLAIGFDSRTRGFVPADIIALVKDLSARPDLALTSLFLDCAGGELERRFNETRRRHPMADGRPVQEGITAERELLEPLRRWAEVMIDTSAMTSNDLQGRIRELFAPADKSAALTVTLSSFGFARGMPPLADLVFDMRFLDNPHWVPGLREQTGQDAAVGDHIRRDPAFAEAFARIRDLLLLLLPRYAEQGKPYVHVAFGCTGGKHRSVFTAEAMAQALRDAGFSPTVRHRNLGSRAADALEGDKR from the coding sequence ATGAGCGATCCTGCCGCCCCTTCTTCCCCAGAGCCCGCGCCGGCGACCCCGCCGTCCGCGCGGCGACAGCTGCTGCTTGTCACCGGCCTTGCGGGCGCAGGCAAATCGACCGCGCTCGACGTGCTCGAGGATCTGGGCTGGGAGACGATCGACAACTTTCCGGTGCGGATGCTCAAGCGGCTCGTCACCATGCCTGACGAGACCCGCGGGCCGCTCGCGATCGGCTTCGATTCGCGCACCCGCGGCTTCGTGCCGGCCGACATCATCGCCTTGGTGAAGGACTTGAGCGCCCGGCCCGACCTCGCGCTCACCTCGCTGTTCCTCGACTGCGCGGGCGGCGAGCTCGAACGGCGCTTCAACGAGACGCGCCGCCGCCACCCGATGGCCGATGGCCGCCCGGTGCAGGAAGGCATAACGGCCGAGCGCGAGCTGCTCGAACCGCTGCGCCGCTGGGCGGAGGTGATGATCGACACCTCGGCGATGACCAGCAACGACCTGCAAGGCCGGATTCGCGAACTCTTCGCCCCGGCTGACAAGAGCGCGGCGCTGACCGTCACCCTGTCGAGCTTCGGCTTTGCTCGCGGGATGCCACCGCTGGCTGACCTGGTGTTCGATATGCGCTTCCTCGACAATCCGCACTGGGTGCCGGGCCTCAGGGAACAGACAGGGCAGGACGCCGCCGTGGGCGATCACATCCGCCGCGACCCGGCCTTCGCCGAGGCCTTCGCCCGGATCCGTGACCTGCTGCTGCTGCTGCTCCCGCGCTATGCCGAGCAGGGCAAGCCCTATGTTCATGTCGCTTTCGGCTGTACCGGCGGGAAACACCGCTCGGTCTTCACCGCCGAAGCCATGGCACAGGCCTTGCGCGATGCGGGTTTTTCCCCCACTGTCCGCCACCGCAACCTCGGCTCGCGTGCGGCTGACGCTCTTGAAGGCGACAAGCGCTAG
- a CDS encoding HPr kinase/phosphorylase — MNGRVLHASAVVIEGRALLIEGRPGSGKSSLALALIDRGAGLIGDDAVTVVAQSGRLIAAPPPNIAGLLELRGVGLVSLPVAVPAPVALILTLGGPPPERLPETPLPTRDIEGIAVPVLAFDPGAHAPALRAEWALRLHGQVFDPSSLCPGPSPHRAA, encoded by the coding sequence ATGAACGGCCGCGTCCTTCACGCCAGCGCGGTGGTGATCGAGGGCCGCGCCTTGCTGATCGAGGGGAGGCCGGGCAGCGGCAAGTCAAGCCTCGCGCTCGCTCTGATCGACCGCGGTGCGGGGTTGATCGGCGATGATGCCGTGACCGTGGTGGCGCAGTCCGGACGCCTGATCGCCGCCCCGCCGCCCAATATCGCCGGACTGCTGGAACTGCGCGGGGTGGGCCTGGTGTCGCTCCCTGTCGCCGTGCCCGCCCCGGTCGCGCTGATCCTCACGCTCGGTGGCCCGCCGCCTGAGCGTCTGCCCGAAACGCCGCTGCCCACCCGCGACATCGAAGGCATTGCCGTGCCGGTGCTGGCCTTCGATCCCGGCGCCCATGCCCCGGCCCTGCGCGCCGAATGGGCGCTGCGACTGCACGGGCAGGTATTCGATCCATCTTCCCTTTGCCCCGGCCCATCACCACATAGAGCAGCATGA
- a CDS encoding stimulus-sensing domain-containing protein → MADPAGDGGRGAGRGTSGAEKMTATGRFALTGRILAVNILPLLLLGSGLFYLDSYRTQLINERLNSARIEAQITAEALAGATRERQEALLVQIGKEQRMRLRMFDAKGRLTADSFALAAPAFRFNDIADDDWEQRFSRWLDRTVDTIVSAEAVQDYQEPEAQDADAWPELARARELGLSQVRLYDWRDGTPVITAAVPVGLQGATLLTVRNAVDITESVRAARSMLFLAMLLVLGASAALSLFLARTIVTPLRLLARAAVRVKQGRDREVEVPRLPQRSDEIGLLARAVSDMTGALRQRIDAVDSFAADVAHEIKNPLASLRNAVDTLPRVEDPALRAELLQIAAHDVRRIDRLVTEIAAASRVDAEISRATLEHVDLAELFANLIRSRENRGLNGGRRLELDARVPQGARLRVMGVPTQLERVAENLIDNAVSFSPEGGTVRVTLRPAGRMVVTEVTDEGPGIAPDAREAVFRRFHSDRPEGESFGNHSGLGLAIGRAIAEAHDGTLTAEARPDGTAGACLRLTLPAAP, encoded by the coding sequence ATGGCTGATCCGGCCGGTGACGGAGGGCGCGGCGCGGGGCGTGGGACGTCCGGGGCCGAGAAAATGACCGCGACGGGCCGCTTCGCCCTGACCGGTCGCATCCTCGCGGTCAACATTCTGCCGCTGCTGCTGCTGGGCAGCGGGCTATTCTATCTCGACAGCTATCGCACCCAGCTGATCAACGAGCGCCTGAACTCCGCCCGCATCGAAGCCCAGATCACCGCCGAGGCGCTGGCCGGAGCCACGCGCGAACGGCAGGAGGCGCTGCTGGTGCAGATCGGCAAGGAACAGCGGATGCGCCTGCGGATGTTCGACGCCAAGGGCCGCCTTACCGCCGACAGCTTTGCCCTTGCCGCGCCCGCCTTCCGCTTCAACGACATTGCCGATGACGATTGGGAACAGCGCTTCTCGCGCTGGCTCGACCGGACGGTCGACACCATCGTCAGCGCCGAAGCGGTGCAGGACTATCAGGAACCCGAGGCGCAGGACGCCGATGCATGGCCCGAACTCGCCCGCGCGCGCGAATTGGGCCTGTCGCAGGTGCGGCTCTATGACTGGCGCGACGGTACGCCGGTGATCACCGCCGCCGTGCCGGTCGGTCTGCAAGGCGCGACCCTGCTGACCGTGCGCAACGCGGTCGACATCACCGAAAGCGTGCGCGCGGCACGCTCGATGCTGTTCCTGGCGATGCTGCTGGTGCTGGGTGCCTCGGCGGCGCTCTCGCTGTTCCTCGCGCGCACCATCGTCACCCCCTTGCGGCTGCTCGCCCGCGCGGCGGTCAGGGTGAAGCAGGGGCGCGACCGCGAGGTGGAAGTGCCGCGCCTGCCGCAGCGCAGCGACGAGATCGGCCTGCTCGCCCGCGCGGTTTCCGACATGACCGGGGCGCTGCGCCAGCGGATCGACGCGGTCGACAGCTTCGCTGCGGATGTCGCGCACGAGATCAAGAACCCGCTCGCGTCCTTGCGCAACGCGGTCGACACTCTGCCGCGGGTCGAGGATCCGGCCCTGCGCGCCGAATTGCTCCAGATCGCGGCGCATGATGTGCGCCGGATCGACCGCCTCGTCACCGAGATTGCCGCAGCCAGCCGGGTCGACGCCGAGATCAGCCGGGCAACGCTGGAGCACGTCGACCTTGCCGAGCTTTTTGCCAACCTGATCCGCAGCCGCGAGAACCGGGGGCTGAACGGCGGGCGGCGGCTCGAACTCGACGCAAGGGTGCCGCAGGGGGCACGCCTGCGCGTGATGGGGGTGCCGACCCAGCTCGAGCGTGTGGCGGAAAACCTCATCGACAATGCCGTCTCCTTCTCGCCCGAGGGCGGCACGGTGCGCGTCACCTTGCGTCCGGCGGGGCGCATGGTGGTCACCGAAGTCACCGACGAGGGCCCCGGCATCGCCCCCGACGCGCGCGAAGCCGTGTTTCGCCGGTTCCATTCCGACCGCCCCGAAGGCGAGAGCTTCGGCAATCATTCCGGGCTCGGCCTTGCGATTGGCCGCGCCATTGCCGAAGCGCATGACGGCACCCTCACCGCCGAGGCCCGCCCCGACGGGACAGCGGGCGCGTGCCTGCGCCTCACCCTGCCTGCCGCGCCATGA
- a CDS encoding response regulator transcription factor: protein MSEGTTDPALTTPEAAPGEARKLQIALVDDDRNILTTVSIALQAEGFATRLYSDGETALKALLDNPPDLAVFDIKMPKMDGMELLRRLRENSALPVIFLTSKDDESDEEAGLELGADDYIAKPFSLRLLIARIRAILRRAEPLAAGSSPAAVPEPAPANLVRGRLFMDPARHQVMWDGQAVSLTVTEFLILEALAIRPGVIKSRNQLMDAAYPDDVFVDDRTVDSHIKRMRRKFRLVDPAFDAIDTLYGAGYSFTDG, encoded by the coding sequence ATGTCCGAGGGCACCACCGATCCTGCCTTGACGACGCCGGAGGCCGCGCCGGGTGAGGCGCGCAAGCTCCAGATCGCTCTGGTCGATGATGATCGCAACATCCTCACCACAGTCTCGATCGCGCTTCAGGCCGAAGGCTTTGCCACGCGCCTCTATTCCGATGGCGAGACCGCGCTCAAGGCGCTGCTCGACAATCCGCCTGACCTCGCCGTCTTCGACATCAAGATGCCCAAGATGGACGGGATGGAGCTGCTGCGGCGGCTGCGCGAGAATTCCGCCCTCCCCGTCATTTTCCTCACCAGCAAGGACGATGAAAGCGACGAGGAAGCAGGGCTCGAACTGGGCGCGGATGACTACATCGCCAAGCCCTTCAGCCTGCGCCTCCTGATCGCCCGCATCCGCGCGATCCTGCGCCGCGCCGAGCCGCTTGCGGCAGGCAGTTCGCCTGCTGCCGTGCCCGAACCGGCGCCCGCCAACCTGGTGCGGGGCCGCCTGTTCATGGACCCGGCGCGCCACCAGGTGATGTGGGACGGGCAGGCGGTCAGCCTTACCGTCACCGAATTCCTCATCCTCGAAGCGCTCGCGATCCGCCCCGGCGTGATCAAGAGCCGCAACCAGCTGATGGACGCGGCCTATCCCGACGATGTCTTCGTCGATGATCGCACGGTCGATAGCCACATCAAGCGGATGCGCCGCAAGTTCCGGCTGGTCGATCCCGCCTTCGATGCGATCGATACGCTCTATGGCGCGGGCTACAGCTTCACCGATGGCTGA